The Denticeps clupeoides chromosome 1, fDenClu1.1, whole genome shotgun sequence genome segment TTCCCTGTCCTGCAGATGTGCGGAGAGTATGCTGTGTGTGGTTCCCGACATCTCGGCGTTCCGGGAGGGATGGCGGTGGGTGCGGCAGCCGGTCCAGGTTCCAGTGACGTTGGTACGGAACGACGGCATCATCTACTCCACTACACTCACCTTCACCTACACACCAGAACCGGGACCACGGCCTCACTGCAGCGCCGCCGGCGCCATCCTCCGGGCCGGCAGCTCCAGCCTGATCTCGTCATCGGGCACCATCATGGGGGGTCCTGGGGCCAACAGCGGTGAAACGGGCCCCTATGGGTCCAACAGCAGCAGCGGGGTACCGGCATCCGCATCGTCTGCGGCGGCAGTGGTGTCTTAATATACCGCAGACCGCCACAcctactcatacacacacatacacacaaaaaactctcaAAAAAAACTAAGTTACAAAACTGACTTCTGAAACAAGTGCTGCATATTgattttgaattaaaaaaaaaaaaaaaaaactaaaatttggGGAAACCGTTAATTAATTAAGGAAGGAAGACAAAGGAAGAGCATGGATGGACCCGTCGAGTCAACAAAGAAGGATATAGGCTTCAGTTGCCTCGGCAACAAGTTGTCTTGGGTTCAGCGCCCTCTGGAGGCTTCGCAAGGGACACGTCTGTCTGGTGCTGGCAGTGGACTCCGCCCCCTATGGGGCAACCGATTGGTGGAGAGTATCAGTGCCTGTGATAGGCTGTGAGAAGCGTTGCCATAGCAGTGATACATCAGCCAATGTACAATTCTTTCAAAGaaagttttcttttatttgttttttttgataCGTAACCTGTTGGTATGAGTTTTGTAAAGGGGTGAGATGTATTACTTGGCAACAGGGGGCAGTCCTTAAAAAGAACATGTGTAAAATGGTGGTAATAACATAGTTTTTATGGACCAAGGATATTCTATAAGCTTTAGTAAAGGTACAGTTTCTCCAtacctttttttgtattaaacatATAGTACACTTTTGTTACCAAATAGTTTCTATTCTTCCTCTGAGCTCCCATCTCAACAtttctccctccttcctccttcctttcCATTTTACTTGGGATCGCAATCCTCTCTTAGGCTTCTGTATAGCTATCCCATGCTCTGACAAACgcctgctgtttttattttcttggtCTTTGGACATTTTTAGTGGTTTTGATactgagatttattttttttttgtttttttttgcatttgggAGAATCTCCAAAAGCctgtttttaagaaaaaaaatgaaaaagtttttatgaaaaaaaaaaggacaaaaaaagctTTAAGCAACGCCTCTGCCTTGCCTGCAATATCCTGTGCGCCACATTTCCTTTAAACCGTCGACGTGTCTGCATATCAATCTGTAGGAGCCAGGACAGCTTCCACAACTGCTGGATTTAATGCGACCGCCTCCCGTTCGGCCCAGAGGCCCTTTCAGCCTGGGTCCTCAGATCACAAGGTGGGCAGCGTACACGTTTATACATGCACACTTACATAAAGATACAAAAAATTCCTCCCTCAACACGGTCTTCCTCAACACGTTTTTTCACTCGTTGAGCTTCCTTAAAGGTTCTCTTTGACTTAAGAAGTGCGTGTTTTTTTAGGTGCGGTCCGAGGCAGACTCTTCCATTTGATGTGGCCTTATTGCGGTCGGGTGTCCAGGACACGGCCGCCCCCTTGAAAAGGTTGTCTGTGTGACCACGTCCTCGTGCGCTCTCGTCTTCCTTCTGTTCGTACACGACGCTCCAGTTTCTACGTGTTTCTGTAGCGCTGTCCCATTTCCGGGCCTTTTGACTTCCAATGCGGGGCCTTTGTACGCTTGTAGCCTCTTAATTGTAGAACAATGAATCTTGGAATAAGTTGGCCTGTGATTGGGATTCATATCAAGGACCCTTCCAGGAGGACACAATTGGGACAAAGCTATTGGCTttcatggtgttttttttggtataCAAGTGTCAGAAGCATTGCAAAGCGTGTAgcacacacatactgcacaaCTTCATACCACAAAGCAGCTGTCCTGCTTCCTAGGGCCTCCAGTCCCACCTGAGTGGGCTGAAATATACCAAAGGCAGACAGAATCCCAGCATGCATCGTGAGCGCAGCGGATTGTCCAGGGGACGTCTGGTTACGAAATGTACGTGCCGTGTCTCTCGCTGGCTGCGTTTGTGCTACAATTTCGTTTAGCTTTGAAGTGGAGTAGGAACACTGTTCTTGGAGCCGACTCGCAGTACGACCTTTTCCAAGAGTTCGTCTTGCCGGTGAAACGTACCTGGAGTTCTCCAGCATTTTAGCAAACGGTTATCCTTCCCGATTCCGTTGACTGTAGCTTGGATGGTTACTGTGCTATCGTTGTGTATCGTTGATTTCTTTTAGTTcggaacctgtgtgtgtgtgtgtgtgcgcggccCTTGCCCTAGCCTAGAAACAGTCCTGTGGTTCTCCTGTTGAAGCAGTTCGGTGTGAACGTGTCCCCCGTTGTCCGGAAGGCGCTAGCTGTCCAGCCATTTCTCTGTCTTCACCGTTTTAGCCGTGCGTGTTTTGGAAAGTATACAGTGAACAATAGAAgtgaaaaacagggctttttatGTGCTTTTGGATTTTCAAAGATGTCAGCGAACAGCAATATTTATAGGCCACGTTTTTactttctttactttctttccttccttggttttcattttatttattattattcattcccCCCCTTCCCATTTCCATGTTTGCTCCACATTCATCTGGTCTTTTCACACCCTTTCGTACACTGGCAATACGAATAATATGAATGGTGTGATCGGCTCTTTTGAGGTAAAATAGCTTGAATGTTGACtccttttttgtgtctggaaGAACAAaacaaggactttttttttttttgcccaaatTATGATATTTCTTTTATCCCTCTTTTGCCCTTCTCCTCTTTCTAACCATTGATCGGAGTATACAGTGtgaccttctttttttttaattattataaaaaagtaaatatatatattcatgatATTAAATGTCCCGTCTTGTgtccaaaataattaaattaagtgCATTTACACCCAAGCTGCCTCTTCCTGGCTTGGGAGTGGGTCTCTAAGGAGACAAACTGGGCCTAAGCCTGggccttttctttttaacttttaattaaaaagtgtgATCCGTACAACAATTGATATCAAACTGAaattttatgttgcttttaCATATATCCGCTTGTCTGATCATTTGGGACAACTTGGTcaaatttgtatgttttttttttttttttttttttttatgtttgcctTCCATATGAGTTGCACCAGATGAATGCAGGTGCAGCACTGATGCATAATCTGAGCTTCTCAGAGCATTGAAGTCCCGGGTATGAAAACGTCTGTGTCCATCGGGGGAATGTGACGTGACCAACGATGCACTAAAGAAACCTATGTGTCAACAAGACTGTCCCTGCTGTAAGTCAAAACCCCTTTAGGCTCAGCAGtgtggagcaaaaaaaagaaaacaaaaagaaaagaagtccACTTCCTTGTCGCCCTGTAGTCCTCTCCCCGAGCGGCTCTGcggtcttctgtttttttttttttttttttttttgtgtctggttATTGGACGATCTCCAGTTAGCTGTCGTGGCCCGCAGGACGTAGAACAAGTCGGGTCGCGGTTACGCTGTGGATCTGGTTCGGTGAGACTGGATGGAAcaagaccacagagtcccagggggaggatggattttttttttttttttttttttaaatcattattgttattatttcttGCCTTCATCTCTCGCTCTGAAGGAGATCAGATTGATGGATGTCAGCAATATTTTGTTATCGTTTTTAATTACTGGCTCGGGTCACAATTCAAATCACTTTGACGTGTGGGGTTTTATATTACAGCCTGTTACAagtcattttataaacattatttttcttttgtaatatGGTTTTCTTACCAACTGTTTTTAACCCAATATGCACATTCTGTTCTTCCAAAAGCAGCTTTTGTTGTCCTTAAATATGAACTCTGATCAATGTGTGTCCTCTAATATGCCAAATGTCTTTTTGTGCACTGCTATTAAAACAGAGGACCGAGTGAGAGGCagctttaaacaaaaaaaaaaagagagagagagagaacagaagaCTAATGAAGCTCTTCTGATGACATTGTTATGCTCACGGCCTTATAAACTCATTACTACAGGCTACATAATGCCTcttattttttatctttgtcacaATTTCTCATTGCATTGagtctgccccccccccctgaaTCACTTGTACTCTTATCAGTGTTAGCTTATCCTCTAACGTTTTGCACTTATTTAGAGTAAAGTCTGTCACTGGCTCCACTCATTAAAACACaccctttctgttttttttaataaactcttCCCCGCTGGTCGCTTGGCTTTGCCAGAGCTTCCCAGACTCTCCTCCTTTCGTTTCTATATCTGTTTTTCTGTGTCtatatttttgtaattctgTGTCTTCCAGCTATGTCTCTctgactttctctctctcacacacacacacgcacacacacacacacccttccccATTCTCTGAGTGTGTTCTAGTTATAAGCAGAGCTGTTGGTGTGGTAGTATTCTCTGTGGTCAGAGGGTCTCTTTGACAGTAGAACCTGTGCTGTTTGTAACTTAGCAATAACGTGAAAACAAAGGGGACAGTTTTTTTGATAACATGATAgttgttttgtttgtctttttttgtacatattgcACCTGCGCAGTTCCATATGtcattaaaggaaaaaaaacttgcaatattggcataaaatgaaataaaaaaaaaagtgaaacttaACATGCAAgttgtgactttttttatatattttttttcttcctcccatCACCAGTAGCTCCTTCCTCTACAGGTTTACGGCACAAGACGTGTGCTACATAACTGGCAATTTTACTAAGCAATtaacagtcttttttttttttaattgcacgTACCATGGGTCAGACACACAGGAAGTAATCATACTTAGTAGCTCATTGTGCACCCAAAACTGAAACTAGATGGAAGCTATTATTAGAAGCCCTGTCGTTCTCGAACGTAAAAGCAGAGCAGAGAAATGGCAGAGCTGCGCATGTGGCTTCACGGCTGCAGGTGGTAGGTTTGACTCACCATGACCCAAGAAAGCCATTAGCGCCTCCAAAGCCGCGAGTCCTGGGTGAGGTCGCGGTTCCCCCAATCATCGGCTCAGAACCCTAATCCTTGTTCTCGAGGCCCTCTTTGCGGAGAGGCTTTTAACAGCCCTGAGGTTGGCTGGGAAAGGGCGCAGGCCGCTCAATTAAGTGTACACACGCGCGCAATGGGTGTCCATTTATCCACGCAAATGTTATACAGGATTATCACGAGGGGCTATAATCGATGTCCAACCAGGTGCTTAAAAGTCTTGTCTAATCATTTATATTCCTGACGTTTTCCTTACTGCCAGACGTGCCTGTTTATTCCAGTCGACAGATGAGATTTAAACAAAAGTGCAGACTGGGACCCCAATATTGGTGTTTAGCTATACACACACTTAAACGTTTACTTTCgcctacgtttttttttttttttttttttctttaatcgaAAGCTGTAGGCACAGAGGCCAATGAAAAACGTCCTCGTCTGTACGGCTCTTCTTACAGACTTGTTATATGTGTAGAGACCTGAAAAAGACAATGAAACCGCACATGATTAGGTTTCATAAAACCTATCCAAAGCTCAGCTTCGAACTTCTCGTGCGTTGCACTGTTAAATATTGATTGGTTAAAACTGTTAAACGTTCAATGATTATCGTTTTTGGCTGTCGAGAAGCGGTCAGGTAAGAATTTCATCGTTCCTTCAACATTACAAATGAACACACTCGCTGTATTTTTTCACAAGATTACAACTGAACACAGTAACGTGGTTTATTTTCAGTAATTACGCTCATGGCAATCAAAAGTTTTGACAGCGGTTCACTGTGAAATCTCTTATGAAGCGTGTAGCTtgccacaaaaaaatgtattgatgtATAGAAGACTCCGTTAACTGCtgtaacaatgtaaaaaatataaatgcattacaCTTTATTATGAATGTTTTACTAATATTAGCTTTGTCTAAGCATGTAATAACTTGATTCGTAGGAAATAAATGCCTCGATGTAtggaaatgacttttttttttttttttttccccacacaatAACACAACGGCAACAACACAAGTGCAACTTTGAACTTTGGAGCTAAAACAAGCAAAACCCAGATGCATCGGACACATTTGTCTGTGAACGCGTTCTTTGAACTGCGgctcagcagctgcagaaagTCCCACCGGGAGATAACAGTTGCCCGGCAGAAAGGGCGCAGTTCCGCGAACATGAGGTGGGCCGGTTCAAGGCCGTGCAGCAATGGCTGCTTTTGGGTGCCGCATGGCTCGGAAGGGTCTGAAAAAGGTCGTCCTCCCAACGTAGTTACACACTTCAGCCGTGGCACCGGCAGCACAACGTTGAGCCCAGTACGTTGCGCGACCGCCGCCTTTCCACAGTCCGGAAAGAACGCGCCGCGGCGTGCCGCATGAAAAATAACACGCCAATACCTGACCCCGAGCCCCCGCCTCCAGAACACAAACTTGCCACCAAGTACCATCCAGCCAGTGCCAGAACCTGGTGCGCTCTCTCCTTAATGCCCGCTGGAGAGCCTAAAAGGATTTGAAAGCACGAGCGGTGCATTTTCCGGAGGTGCCTGGACACCGTCAGTATCGCAGCTTCTCCTTTAACAGTTAAGGCAGAGGGGGGGTCGGCGATCTAATGACTTTCTCCCGTCTAGAGAGAGCTAGACAGGGGTGACACGTGTTGAAAGAAGCTAATGCGTCTTATGCAAGTCGGCGGGCTCGGGGTTCGTGCTTTCGGAGGTGCGGTCGGAGACCCTCGCCAGTCTTTCGAGGCGACAAGAGCCCAACGGGAGAGCTAAAGACGATGAGTCGGGTCTTGTTCTCGGCCCCGCCGTTGTTCAAGCTAACTAGAGCATTGGTTGTTCACAATTACAGCAGCCAAAGTGAATTAGCCAAGATCTGGATTCGGAGCTGTCCAGAGTGTTGCGTTCCAGCCGCTCACCCGGTGAAACGATTAGGGCTGAGTAATGGCGCACTGGGGGGCACGGAAGGCCTGGCTCACCCCAGACGGAAAAAGCCATGAACACTGGGACCTAAAAACGGACATGTATAAATGGGGGGTTTCGATTGGCTTATTGGTCGCCGTGGGGCGTGGTTTCACGCCTGCGCTGAGCCCCGGAGGCTGGTGTAGCTGAACCGGGTCAAGACGCCGCCGCTTGACTGCGAGACGCCGTTGTCCTCCAGGCTGCGGTGGAAACCTCCTCCCCCTCCGCCGCCCCCGCCCGCGGTAGTCAGGACGCTCCTGCGGCTCCCAGAGCGCCGGTCGTCGGCGCGCTGGCAGCTGAAGGTGGCCAGGACACCCTGGCGGAAGCGTTTGTTCATGAAGCAGTAGATGATGGGGTTGACACAGGCGGAGGTGTACGACAGGAGGTGGATGAAGGAGATTGGCGCTCCCGAGAGCAGGCGGCTGGCCGTGCGGCGGTCGAAGGAGCGCCAGGCGTTGACGGCGAAGACCGGCGTCCAGCAGAGGAAGAACAAGCCCACGATGACCAGCAGCATTCGAATGACGCGCTTCTTGGCCATCAGGTTGGCCGTGGGGCTGTTGCTGCACACACGGGTCAGCTTGGACTTGTTCCCGCCCGCAGCGCTCCCGTTACCGCCGATGGGCGGAGTCATCGGCATCACCTGGTGCTGTGAGGGGTCGGAACGCCGCTTCCTGGAGGGCTGGAGGTAGCAGCCGTCACTGTCGTTCTGTCTCAGGCTGCCGGTGCTGGGCTGCCGCTCTGAACGAGAGACCgtcacacagacagaaatgcaGATTAATGTGCGCAACGGGGCCAAGAGCAGCGAAGTGAAACCCCGCAGTATTCAATATGTCGGGTCCTAGCAGCTGttccacgtaaaaaaaaaaagaagtgttttTGTTCCTACGATACATTCCACGCGAGGGAATAAAGCTGATACTACTGATACCTCTGCTGGTCTTCCTGTTGCTCATCTCGAACTTGATTCCTCTGTAGAGCTCCATGGAGATGAGGCCGTAGGCCAGCATCATGATGATTCCCGGAACCAGGAAGAGAATCAACAATAGAAACACATACCTGCGGGAGGGCATTGAAGGGGTGAGAAAATATGCACCGCCAGAGGGTGAAAGAAGGGGCGCACCAGTATTGGCCGACTTGGTTGGACATTATGCCACCGCGCAACTTTGAGGGGGAATTCCCTTTCAGTGGCTGCTAATTTTACGACCATCGATTGAGCAATTTCCTTGTGTCCTCATGCTGACTAACTAACTTGACTCATGATTTATGAGACCATAAAGTACACTTGTACCAAGATCCATCTTATTCGTCCcttaaaaaaagtcttttgGCGAACTATATGGGTCCGGAAACTCACTTGTTGGGATTATGCTGTTGGTGAAAAGGTCACTGCAAGTctaggggggtgggggtgctctAACAAACAATCTATGAGCATATTTAATTTGCCAGCTTCTGTTTTGCTGACAAATGAtgtgaataaagaaaatcaacaagTAATTAGCGCAAGatcattcatatatttattatataatatttattacataaatgtGTCATTATATTGGGGGGAGGGGGCGTTTACATGGGCTGGATCTGATTTTTGCGGAGTCACCATTATCGTGACCACTGGAATACGGAATTGAATGCTGATTTGGTGCTCTGGTTTTGGGAGACTAATTTTAACTGCGGTTTGCCAATCCCAAGATTCCATGCAAAGTCAAGTCCCAAACCTTACCAGGACTGTTCGACAGCCCGGCTGGGCCACACCAGGCGGCACATGTTGCCCGTGCTGTTGTTATTGCGGGTGAACGGCACCAGGGTGCTGGAGATTGGGTAGGGCAGCATCAACAGGAAGGACACCAACCAAGTGGCTGTGATGACCTTGGCAGCATGGGACTTGGTCTGCCAGGTGCGGGACGTCAGCGGGTTGCAGATGGCACTGTAGCGCTCCAGAGAGATGGCCACCAGGTTAAAGGTCGAAACGCTCACTGAAATCCCTGGCAGGGGAGACAGAAGGCAGTGACCCTTTAATCGGAAATTGACCGTTGGGGTAAAAGGCCTGTAGTGGCATTGTAACGGATGTGTGTAGTGGATGAAGCACCTCGcgccgctgctggggtttccatcacactCTCTATTTCTTTGGCTTACAGCACCTCAGTACTGCCACCGGCAGGTAAATGTTGGTAAATCAAAAACTGTAAAGCACCGTTAGTAAGCCAACTAAGCAAAACACTGACTTTGCACCTGCAAAGGTGAGGTTGCAAAACCGCAGTTCTAGATGTTGTTATTATTCAGAGGTCTGCTTCGGGCGACACATTCAAAAACCCTCACACCTAAAAGACAGGGGCACATGGCCTATGGCGTATTGCTATTATCATGTTGTGTTTACCGGTTTCGCCCGAGGGGTGGTGCGCCACTGTGTGCTTTATATCTATGTATTCATGTAAATTaagtgataaaataaaataaaaaacctgaACCAGGTACGTATAAGGtgtctttatcttttttttttcttcttcttcttttttcaaataaagAGTAGAATGA includes the following:
- the cckar gene encoding cholecystokinin receptor type A isoform X2; this encodes MHFTCKLYCSALPKRPQGSPSPRLGSDASMRNYSSKSMDMNETVRIVLYSVIFLLSVLGNSLIIGVLVRNRRMRTVTNLFLLSLAASDLMLILFCMPFTLIPNLMKNFIFGIGMCKVAQYFMGISVSVSTFNLVAISLERYSAICNPLTSRTWQTKSHAAKVITATWLVSFLLMLPYPISSTLVPFTRNNNSTGNMCRLVWPSRAVEQSWYVFLLLILFLVPGIIMMLAYGLISMELYRGIKFEMSNRKTSRERQPSTGSLRQNDSDGCYLQPSRKRRSDPSQHQVMPMTPPIGGNGSAAGGNKSKLTRVCSNSPTANLMAKKRVIRMLLVIVGLFFLCWTPVFAVNAWRSFDRRTASRLLSGAPISFIHLLSYTSACVNPIIYCFMNKRFRQGVLATFSCQRADDRRSGSRRSVLTTAGGGGGGGGGFHRSLEDNGVSQSSGGVLTRFSYTSLRGSAQA
- the cckar gene encoding cholecystokinin receptor type A isoform X1, translated to METFTVSLHDMLINSTDIYKVLCGLGYRNFSECEIEPDPPPEPKDMNETVRIVLYSVIFLLSVLGNSLIIGVLVRNRRMRTVTNLFLLSLAASDLMLILFCMPFTLIPNLMKNFIFGIGMCKVAQYFMGISVSVSTFNLVAISLERYSAICNPLTSRTWQTKSHAAKVITATWLVSFLLMLPYPISSTLVPFTRNNNSTGNMCRLVWPSRAVEQSWYVFLLLILFLVPGIIMMLAYGLISMELYRGIKFEMSNRKTSRERQPSTGSLRQNDSDGCYLQPSRKRRSDPSQHQVMPMTPPIGGNGSAAGGNKSKLTRVCSNSPTANLMAKKRVIRMLLVIVGLFFLCWTPVFAVNAWRSFDRRTASRLLSGAPISFIHLLSYTSACVNPIIYCFMNKRFRQGVLATFSCQRADDRRSGSRRSVLTTAGGGGGGGGGFHRSLEDNGVSQSSGGVLTRFSYTSLRGSAQA